The sequence ttacctttgctacagcatggatggacctggagaacattatgctaagtgaaagaagccagtcagagaaacacaaatgccatatgatttcactcaactAAACTAACAAGCGAAATAGACACAGATTCATAGACAGAGAAGAAGTTGACCACTCTTTTGGATTTGGGGGTTGAAGGCATTGAGCCAAAAACacaaaagacccatggacaagaacgacagtgtggtgactactttggagggagtgggagaatggaagagggtataatgaggataaatagtaatggaaaaaaaataaataacatttaaaaagtggatCTTTATCCACACCAAAAGTTATCTTCTGAATTCCTGGAGTATTAACAGACTTCCTTTAAAAAGTTCCTTttaatagatgttttaaaaatcctcaccaaagtgaatgttatttgattttagagagtaaaggaaagacagaacacgagagagaaatatcaatgtgatgtagaaacatcaattagttgcctcttatgTGTGCCACTACTGGGGATCAAATATGCAACCAATTTGTGTACCCTCAcaagggattgaacccaaaaGTTTTTGTTGTATGGAATGACATGCCAAACACCTGAGACCACCCCCACATCCAGGGTAGTCATAGGCACTTTCATATCTGCAAGAAGAATGATTTCATGTGCATGAAGTGACCCAATCGtcacaagaatattttaaacttattttcagtgtatatctctttatctatctgtctatatatctatctatagagtgcaagggagggagaaagaggagagaaacatcagtgtgtgatggcctcttgtacacacccacatgggaacctggcctacaactcatgtgccctaaactgggaattcacccagcaactgtttggttctcaggccagcactcaatcccctgagccacaccagacagggctcagtGTATATCTTTTCAGACTATTCCTTTGCTTCTACATCTTGGAAAAATAATTCCCAGCATAGAATCATAGCTTTCTTTCCATGTATTGTAAATTCATGTACAAGAAAACACTTGATTATGTATAAAAACTTTATAACCCACACCCCTCTGCAGCCCTAGTAGTGTGAAGAGGAGGCAAGAATGACCCCTGGGTCCACCAAAGCCTGCCCACTGCTGCATTCCCAACTCCAGCCTGAATATCCCACTACCATTGCCATTATGCCCAAGAGAAAAGTGGAGGGACATTTTCAAGGAGATAAAGCCAAGGTGTAGGATGAACCAGAGAGAAGATCCACCAGGTCATTGGCCAAACCTACTCCTCCAAAGTCAGAGCTCAAGCCTAAaaggcccctgccagggagaaagagaagatacccatagagaaaaagggaaaaactgatGCTGGCAAGGATGAGAATAACACTGCAGAGAATGGAGATGCCAAAACAGACCAGGCACAGAAAGCTGAAGGTGGTGGAGAGGCCAAGTGAAGTGTGTGCATGTTTGATAACTGTGAATTCTGTGACTGTACagtttgaaatactatttttatcaaGTTTTATAAAAACGCAGGAATTTGTCTCACTTTTTTTAAGCTATATTGTTAGCACCCAGAACACTTCATTATTGTTTCTGAAGGAAGGACATGTAATATTAATAGAATGTCTGCAAAGCTGCACTGACATAGGGAAAGAAATCACTTTTCCCTTCTAGTTTTGAGGGACTTCCTCTTGGTTCCTGGGACGAGGGATCCCTTGATATtggcacacattgatgttgccaCCTTGGCACAGACACCTTTTGGTGtgggaaaactaaaattaatttttatgtcattttctccctctccacttTAAGCATAGACTTGACTCCCTAAAGCCCAGAGACCTATTGAGACCTTAACCCCGAAATATTGGTTACCAGTATGTTCAGCAATCTGGACTTTACAGTGTCACCATGGACATGGTGTCCCTCAAAAAAGCGGCAGCTCTCTTTTTACATTGTGCACCTACAGACTGATAATTAAGCcattttcattgcatttcctGAAAGTCAGAATCAGCAGGTGAAAAGCTGTTAAACAACATGCTAATGTGAAATGTCCACCCCCACTCTAAACTCTCCCCATTCAGAGCAGCAGATGAAGACTCCATTGGGTTTTGTAGTGGCTTTCTGATTTTGGCAGTCCACTGAAGAAGGGAGTTTGAAAGTTGTTGTACACTGTTAACAATTGTCTGCCTATGTCCTGCCTGAAATACCATGAGTGTTTATGAAAAGCATCTTTATTAAAGCTGGATACAgtttgaaaaaaacagaaaagacttGATGATATACAGAGGACAACAAAATAGTTAAACAAATTGTAAAGTATTGCTATGTAGAAGAGTGGGGTGATCGCCAAACCAAAATGGGGAGCCGACACCATATTTTCCTTTTGATGCTTTAAAACACTTGTCAGCTGATGACCTGTTAGAGAGAAGATGGTGATTGGACACAAGTCCATGCATAAGACGAGAGACATTGTGGGTTTATCAAAGGCTGATGTAACATTGGTCATAATGTGTCATGGAATCTTGCTCACAAAATGGGTGCTGGAGGCTAAACATACAGTGTAATAGTAATTATGCAAAACTATAGATTTATACATAtgcattaataaaggaaaaaaaaagattgtgggGAATTGAtcaaaatgttccaacatttcacacctattctcattttgttgtttggattttatttcaatCTAATTATTTCCTAATGAACAGTGAATGGGTGATAGTATCACAcaagtaaacataaaaatgtttcattgtgaAAAATGAATTATTCCATTCCTCATGGTTTCAGTGACACAGCAattgctgatgtttctctcaatgGCTTCTCCACCACCCCAGTTAAACCTTAAAGGATCACAAAAGAGGATGGAACCAGGTTTTTCACCGTGTGCCGTCTAAGGAAAAAGGCAAATATTTCCTCAAACATGACATAGCTGCATTTAGTCCCTGAGCTTTTGTCCTTGGCAACATGCCAGAAAAGCTTCCTTGGAGACTGGTCCCCAGGGAAGAGCAATGTTGTGTTATCCTGCATCCTCAGTTATTATGAGGtgcccaggaagacagacaagagATACTCTGTTCCACTTGTGTTCACAACAGCTGCCTGAATTCCCTTTCAGACACACCTTCCTGCAGATTTTCTGTGTGACCAGCGCCTTCACAAAATTCTAAGtggagtttttctctttttcaactcAGAATAAAGCGAGATGAGTGgccaaaattttataaataatttaactcTAAGGAAAGAatgtattatagaaatttttGACTCGAatagttttcatgttttatttgtgaGAAAAGGTTGACAAATTTCTTGCCTGATAATATTGgaagaagatttttttctttctcccctgacTTTGGCTCTTGGTAAGTATTGCTCTGAAAATTTAAGGGTTTTAGTTAGGATGAAATAGAAAGAaggcattttacaaaatatatacataaacatattacTCAGACCTTACTCAAAAAAATGCCATGTTTTGTGAAACCAGAACTATGGAGTTGATGGAATTATGGTCTACAAGCAATGTAGATGgtttgaaacataatttttagaaCAAATCAAATTTCAAATGCTCAGCAGAGAAAAACATATCTTCTGGAAATTAATACTAATATGGTGTATAACTTTGGTTCCCTAATGTGAAAATTACTTTCAGTTACTatctaatatttttcaaaacaaaagatagTAAAATCATGcattaaaattgtttatataattttttattatataacatatcaagaatttttccttaggtttttttcaattacaaccAGAAATATGGTATAATGAACCTGTTCTCTGAAGTCACTCTATCTTGGTTGAATGGCAGAGCCACCATTTAATAGCCCTGACTCTGAATAAGTTACTTAAATTGTCTGTGTCCTTGAACTCATTTTTGAAATGAGCCTATAAGATAGCACCCATGGTATAATGTTCTCATGAGGAAGAAATatgttaataaagaaaaacatttagaaaagtgtCAGGCTTATCATAGTCACACAAAATGATAGTGTTTATTATATCATGCCCAAGGGTCAATGTATGCCCACTTCTACACTATGCAATCAATTGTAATTTCACATCACATTCTGTACtccattaattattattaatttttagaaatattaaagcaatttaaataaaCCTTTATGAACTCATTCCTGCCAGGTATCACCTTTCTTTCTCCATAGTCTGAAGCAGTTGGACAGAATGGACAGAAGGAATAACACACATGTGTCTGACTTCATCCTTATGGGTCTGACAGAATCTGAAGAGATCCAGTTGGTCCTCTTTATCATATTTCTCATCATATATCTGATCAGTGTGCTGGGAAACACAGGGATGATACTGATCATCCACCTGGATCTCCAGCTTCACTCccccatgtatttttttctcagtcacCTTTCGTTTCTTGACATTAGTTACTCAACAGTCATCACACCTAAAACCTTACAGAACTTACTGACCTCCATGAAGCACATTTCATACATAAGCTGCTTCACCCAAATGTACTTTTTTGCCTTCTTGGGTGTCGctgaatgttttcttctctcctcaatggcctATGATCGCTATGTAGCTATCTGCAATCCTCTGCACTACCCTGTAGTTATGTCCAAAAGATTCTGCTGCTCCCTCATCTTTGGGTCCTATTCCATTGGCTTTACAAACTCTATGATCAAtgtgcttttcatgagcagactGGATTTCTGTGACTCCAATGTAAtccatcactttttctgtgacacTTCCCCAATCCTAGACCTGTCCTGCACTGACACACGTGGTGTGGAAATCATGATATTCATTTTTGCTGGCTCTACTCTAATGGTTTCTCTTATCACAATATCTGTGTCTTACCTGTCCATTCTGACTACTGTACTGAAAATTACTTCCACTTCAGGAAAGCGAAAAGCCTTCTCTACATGTGCATCCCATCTCTTGGGAGTCACTATCTTTTATGGCACtatgatttttacatatttaaaaccaCGCAGGTCCTATACCTTGGGCAAAGATCAAGTGGCTTCTGTGTTTTATACTATTGTGATTCCCATGctgaatccactcatttacagccttaggaataaagaagtgaaaagtGCTCTCAAAAGACTCATGCGGAAGAGACAGGACTTCAGGCAATTAAAGTAACATCATTTCTAAACAGTtaagttttctctcctttcctgtggagtattttcttgttctcttcaaaaagcaatgaagtcctttcatttgtttgtatttctgttgaaCCATTCTTCACTTAATCAAATATAATATTGGCCATCTCCAAAAGCATGTCCTTTGAAATTCATATTATAATTACAAGCCACAAAATATGTGTCAAAAACATGGCCCATTGTTTTTAAGGGCAACTTATcctcaaaatgagaaaatatgaatgTCCTACTTTAAAATACAGCAGAGAAATTACCATGCATTCTCCAATGACAGAGAATTTTGTTAGGAAACAGAGCTCAGTTTTGGCACACTGGTAATAGTTTCAGAAATCATGTCATGTGTTCTATAGAGAAGAAATGTAGCAGAGTAATTAGGAGCACTGCCTTTGGAGCCAAACATTTGAAGATTTATATTCTATATCTACTCTCCTTTTAGCTGTGTAAGAGTTAATAAATCACTGACTTCAGTGTTTCTATTTCCACAGCTCCACAAGATAATTAATATATCCAGGTCCAtacagttttaataaatattgaatcatttaAGGCAATACTAATAAATGCTGGCCATTATCATTAGAATATTTCTATTCCTGCAATATTTTTAGTACACAATGGCTTTCTCTTAAAGATTATTCACTTGTTCTTTGTAAATTACTTTTGGTTAATTTAATTGATGAACACACAAACAATTAAGGGAAAACTCAGAACtacaaggacacatggaccaaaccaagtggatctggggaggggggtgggtatGGATGGGCTGGGGGATGTAGtcgggggaaaatggagacaattgtacttgagcaacaatagaAAAAAGCATTTTGCAATTTTCGAAACACATCTGTATATGCTAACACTGAAGAAGATTTGGATACCttggaaaaattaaggaaatggaAATACCTTAGCAATTGTTAACAGTTTGGAATGTGTTCTTCTACACCACTGGTTATGAAAGTAGGTATGTACATCTATTACATATATAAGCAAgatttctgtcctttttatttaccttttgcaGTTTTCTGTACATATTTACATGTTTAACATTTGTCATTGGATTCAGAGATGAATGTGTTTGTGGTATATGGTCAAAAAATCAAGACCTTTATGACAGAATGCTTTGGACCTGAAATTTTGTAAATTCATcgatttaaaaatctttgtgcaGTGATATATCTTTAGTGGccactttctaaaaatgtaaatctttacCTTTTTGTGATGTAGCAATAAATCTCAGTAAACTTCCTTTTGATATTCTGTGtatgtttaaatttattgtctttttctcaatatttataGGCTTCttgtgtcattaaaaataaatttttaaactaaattcttgactcatttcttttgtattctaCAAGACATGTTGTAAAGCTAAGGGTTGAAAAATTTTGTGACAAACTAGAACTTAGGTAGAATGCTAAAATGGTCtttacattacattttttcctgtaGATAATCTGGACTTTCTTTTACCTTTCTGTTATTTcagagttatttaaaaatatactttttcatttaccacatatgtgtatttttgaaaaccactttATTGAAGTAAACTTGACATTTAAAATCTGTACATATTTGATATATGCAATTTGTGGAATTTTTCCAAAAGTATACACCAATATATATTAGATTGTCCATTTTTTTACCCAAAAGGACATAGCATGATCTTATCAACAGGGCCCTTATCCTTGCATCTTGATGAGcaaaaagtgggatcactggggcaaaagacaattccatttttaaattttgaggaaactccatactgtttttcatagtactgCATAGTCAGCATTTTCACAAAGAGTGAGCAAGGGTTCTCTTTCTTTACAttgtcaccaacacttgttgtttggtgatttattgataatggctattctgataggtgtgaggtgacatctgaTAACTGTAGTTTGAATTggtatctctctgatgattactgacactgaatatttcttcaaatgtcttttggccatctgtatgtcctcctctggagaagtgtctattcaggtcttttgactATTTCTCAAGTGGGTTGTTtgacttcctggtgttgagttgtggaAGTTTTCCATACTCCTACAGATTaaaccccttgtcagatgtatcctTGGTAAATATGTTAATCCATACAACAggtacccttttcattttgttgatggttccttttgctgtacagaagcaattatttaaataaaacgtgtcattatttttagaactgaacttctttttttttaattctactaaTTCAAAATAGTCaactaagtgtctatcagtagatgaatggataaaataactatggcaatttacactatggaatactatttgtccataaaaaaagaaaatcctacctttgctacagcatgcatggacctagagagcattatgctaagtgaaagaagccagtcagagaaagacaaatgccatatgatttcactcaactGAACCAACAAGCGAAATAGACACAGATTCATAGATAAAGAGGAAGTTGACCACTGTTTTGGATTTGGGGGTTGTAGGCATTGAGCCAAAAACacaaaggacccatagacaagaacaacagtgtggtgactaccTGGGAGGGTATGGGTAGAATGGAAGAGGGTATAAtgaggataaatagtaatggaaaaaattaataaataatgacatttagAAAGTGGATCTTTAACCACACCAAAAATTGTCTTCTGAATTTCTAGAGCATTAACAGACTTTCCTATAAAAGTTCCTTTtaacagatgttttaaaaatcctcaccaaagTGTATCTTTATTGGttttggaaagagaggaaaggcaagacagaacaagagagagaaatatcaatgtggcaTAAAAACAtgtattggttgcctcttatatgtgaCCCTACTGGGGAGCAAATAAGCAACCAATTTTTCCACCCTGCcggggaattgaacccaaaactTTTTGCTGTATGGcatgacactccaaacaactgagacCCACCCACACCAGGGCAGTCAGAGACACTTTCATATCTGCAAGAAGAATGATTTCATGTGCATGAAGTGATCCAATATTcacaggaatattttaaaattattttcagtgtatatctctttatctatctatctatctatctatctctctattgagggcaagggaggaagaaagagaaggagagaaacatcaatgtgtgatggCCTCTTgtacacccacccccacctgggaaccaggcctgcaactcatgtgccctaaactgggaattgaaccagcaactgtttggttctcaggtcagcactcactcccctgagccacaccagccagggcacagtgtatatcttttcaaattattcctttgtttctacatcttgaaaaaataattccCAACATAAAATTATAGCTTTCTTTCCATACTTTTTAAATCCATATACAAGAAAACATTTGACtatatataaaaactttataaCCCACCCCCCTCTGCAGCGCTAGTAGTGTGAAGAGGAAGCAAGAATGACCCCTGGGTCCACCAAAGCCTACCCACTGCTGCATTCCCACCTCCAGCCTGAATATCCCACTACCATTGCCATGATGTTCAGGAGAAAGGCTGAGGGGCATTTTCAAGGACATAAAGCCAAGATGAAGGATGAACCACAGACAAGATCCACCAGGTCATTGGCCAAACCTACTCCTCCAAAGCCAGAGCCCAAGCCTAAAAAGGCCCTGccaagaagggagagaaggtaccttcagaggaaaagagaaaaactgatgcTGGCAAGGATGGAAAAAACCCTGCAGAGAATGGAGATGCCAAAACAGACCAGGCACAGAAAGCTGAAGGTGGTGGAGAGGCCAAGTGAAGTGTATTTCTGGTGACTGTCCagtttgaaatactatttttatcaagttttataaaaatgcaggATTTTGCCTTATGTTTTTTTAAGCTATATTGTTAGCAACCAGAACACTTCATTATTGTTTCTGAAGGAAGGACatgtaatattaataatagaaaGTCTGCAAACTGGACTAACATAGGGAAAAACCACCTTTCCCTTCTAGTTTTGACAGACTTCCTCTTGGTTCCTGGGATGAGGGACTCCTTGATGTTGACACACAAGAGCCATCTTGGCATAGACACCTTCTGCTGtgggaaaactaaaattaatttttatgtccttttctccctctccagtTTAAGCATACACTTGAGGCCCTAACGCCCAGAGACCTGTTGAAACCTATACTACCAAAACTTGGTTACCAGTATGTTCAGCAATCTAGACTTTCCAGTGTAACCATGGAGACGGCATCCCTCAAAAGACAGGAGTTCCCTTTTTACATTGTGGACCTACACTGACAATTCTGCcattttcattgcatttcctGAAAGTCAGAATCAGCAGGTAAAAAGCTgttaaataaaatgctaatgtGAAATGTCCACCCCCACTCTAAACTCTCCCAGTTCAGAGCAGCAGATGAAGACTCCATTGGGTTTTGTAGTGGCTTTCTGATTTTGGCAGTCCACTGAAGAAGGGAGTTGGAAAGTTGTTGTACACTGTTAACAATTGTCTGCCTATGTCCTGCCTGAAATACCATGATTGTTTTTGAAAAGTATCTTTAATAAAGCTGGatacagtttgaaaaaaaaaacagaaaacacttgaTTGTATACAGAGGACAATACAAAAGTTAAATCGTAGAAGTACTGCTATGTAGAAGAGTGGGGTGATCACCAAACCAAAATCGGGAGTTGACACCGTAGTTTCCTTGTGATGCTTTAAAACACTTGTCAGCTGATGACCCCTTAGAGAGAACCTGGTGATGGGGCACAAGTCCATGCATAAGACGAGATGTTCTGAGTTTATCAAAGGCTGATGTAACATTGGTCATAATGTGTCATGGAATCTTGGTCACAAAATGGGTGCTGGAGGCTAAACATACAGTGTAGCAGTAATTATGCAAAACTGTAgatttatatatatgcatttatatatatacataaaggaAAAACATTGTGGGGAATTGAtcaaaatgttccaacatttcaCACCTATtcacattttgttctttgaatttcATTGCaatctaattattttctaatgaacAGTGATAGTGTGATAGTATCACAcaagtaaacataaaaatgtttcattgtgaAAAATGAATTATTCCATCCTGATGGTTTCAGTGACAGAGCAATTGCTGATGTTTCTATCAATGGCTTCTCCACCAATCCAGTTAAAAACTGAAAGGATCACAAAAGAGGATGAAACCAGGTTCTTCATCCTGTGCCATCTAAGGAAAAAGGCAACTATTTCCTCAAAACATGACATAGTTGCATTTAGTCCCTGAGCTTTTGTCCTGGGAAACATGCCATAAATGCTTCCTTGGAGACTGGTCCCCAGGGAAAAGCAATGTTGCCTTGTCTTCAATCCTCAGTTATTAATGAGGTGCCCTGAAGACAGACAAGAAATTCTCTGCTCTACTTGTGTTCACAACAGCTGCCTGAATTCCCTTTCAGACACAATTTGCTGCAGATTTTCTGTGTGACCAGTGCCTTTACAAAATTCTAAGtggagtttttctcttttttaactcAGAATACATCGAGATGAGTGgccaaaaaattataaataatttaactcTAAGGAAAGAatgtattatagaaatttttCACTCGAAtagttttcatgttttgtttgtgAGAAAGGTTGACAAATTTCTTGCCTGATAATATTggaagaagggtttttttttctttctcccctgacTTTGGCTCTTGGTAAGTATTACTCTGAAAATTTCAGAGTTTTAGTTAGGATGAAATAGAAAGAaggcattttacaaaatatatacataaacatatcaCTCAGACCTTACCCTAAGAAATGCCAGGCTTTGTGAAACCAGAATTATGGAGTTGATGGAATTATGGTCTACAAGCAATGTAGATGgtttgaaagataatttttagaACAAATCAGATTTCAAATGCTCAGCAGAGAAAAACATATCTTCTGGAAATTAATACTAATATGTGGTCTATAACTTTGGTTCCCTAATGTGAAAAATACTTTCAgttaatatctaatatttttcaaaagataggAAAATCATGcattgaaattgtttttataatttttattatataacatatcaagaatttttccttatgttttttcAATTACAACCAGAAATATGGCATAATGAGCCTGTTCTCTGAAGTCACTCTATCTTGGTTGAATGGCAGAGCCACCATTTAATAGCCTTGACTCTGAATATGTTACTTAAATTGTCTGTGTCCTTGAACTCATTTTTGAAATGAGCCTATAAGATAGCACCCATGGTATAATGTTCTCATGGGGAAGAAATatgttaataaagaaaaacatttagaaatgtgTCAGGTTTATCATAATTACACAAAATGATAGTTTTTATTATATCATACACAAGGGTCAATATATGCCCACTTCTATACTATGCAATCAAATGTAATTTCACATCATATTCTGTACtccattaattattattaatttttagaaatattaaactaatttaaataaacttttatgaaCTCATTCCTGCCAGGTATCACCTTTCTTTCTCCACAGTTTGAAGCAATTGGACAGAATGGACAGAAGGAATAACACACATGTGTCTGACTTCATCCTTATGGGTCTGACAGAATCTGAAGAGATCCAGTTGGTCCTCTTTATCATATTTCTCATCATATACCTGATCAGTGTCCTGGGAAACACAGGGATGATACTGATCATCCACCTGGATCTCCAGCTTCACACtcccatgtatttttttctcagtcacCTTTCGTTTCTTGACATTAGTTACTCAACAGCCATCACACCTAAAACCTTACACAACTTACTGACCTCCACAAAGCACATTTCATACATAAGCTGCTTCACCCAAATGtacttttttgtcttcttgggtGTCGctgaatgttttcttctctcctcaatggcctATGATCGCTATGTAGCTATCTGCAATCCTCTGCACTACCCTGTTGTTATGTCCAAAAGATTCTGTTGTTCCCTCATCTTTGGGTCCTATTTCATTGGCTCTACAAACTCTATGATCAAtgtgcttttcatgagcagactGGAATTCTGTGACTCCAATGTAAtccatcactttttctgtgacacTTCCCCAATCCTAGACCTGTCCTGTACTGACACACGTGGTGTGGAAATCATGATATTCATCCTTGCTGGCTCTACTCTAATGGTTTCTCTTATCACAATATCTGTGTCTTACCTGTCCATTCTGACTACTGTACTGAAAATTACTTCCACTTCAGGAAAGCGAAAAGCCTTCTCTACATGTGCCTCCCATCTCCTGGGAGTCACCATCTTTTATGGCACtatgatttttacatatttaaaaccaCGCAAGTCCTATACCTTGGGCAAAGATCAAGTGGCTTCTGTGTTTTATACTATTGTGATTCCCATGctgaatccactcatttacagccttaggaataaagaagtgaaaaatgctCTCATCAGACTCATGCAGAAGAGACAGGACTTCAGGCCATTAAAGAAACATCATTTCTAAACAGTtaacttttctctcctttcctgtggagtattttcttgttctctccaaaaatcaatgaagtcctttcatttgtttgtatttctgttgagccattctttacttaaacaaatataatattggcCATCTCCAAAAGTATGTCCCTTGAAATTCATATTATAATTACAAgctataaaatatgtgttaaaaacATGGCCCATTGTTTTTAAGGGCAACTTATcctcaaaatgagaaaatatgaatgtcctattttaaaataca is a genomic window of Phyllostomus discolor isolate MPI-MPIP mPhyDis1 chromosome 6, mPhyDis1.pri.v3, whole genome shotgun sequence containing:
- the LOC114490170 gene encoding olfactory receptor 8H1-like, which encodes MDRRNNTHVSDFILMGLTESEEIQLVLFIIFLIIYLISVLGNTGMILIIHLDLQLHTPMYFFLSHLSFLDISYSTAITPKTLHNLLTSTKHISYISCFTQMYFFVFLGVAECFLLSSMAYDRYVAICNPLHYPVVMSKRFCCSLIFGSYFIGSTNSMINVLFMSRLEFCDSNVIHHFFCDTSPILDLSCTDTRGVEIMIFILAGSTLMVSLITISVSYLSILTTVLKITSTSGKRKAFSTCASHLLGVTIFYGTMIFTYLKPRKSYTLGKDQVASVFYTIVIPMLNPLIYSLRNKEVKNALIRLMQKRQDFRPLKKHHF
- the LOC114490204 gene encoding olfactory receptor 8H1-like, yielding MDRRNNTHVSDFILMGLTESEEIQLVLFIIFLIIYLISVLGNTGMILIIHLDLQLHSPMYFFLSHLSFLDISYSTVITPKTLQNLLTSMKHISYISCFTQMYFFAFLGVAECFLLSSMAYDRYVAICNPLHYPVVMSKRFCCSLIFGSYSIGFTNSMINVLFMSRLDFCDSNVIHHFFCDTSPILDLSCTDTRGVEIMIFIFAGSTLMVSLITISVSYLSILTTVLKITSTSGKRKAFSTCASHLLGVTIFYGTMIFTYLKPRRSYTLGKDQVASVFYTIVIPMLNPLIYSLRNKEVKSALKRLMRKRQDFRQLK